A window from Podospora bellae-mahoneyi strain CBS 112042 chromosome 1 map unlocalized CBS112042p_1, whole genome shotgun sequence encodes these proteins:
- the TRP2_1 gene encoding anthranilate synthase component 1 (EggNog:ENOG503NVS2; COG:E) encodes MSTASATLPQSRSTALCASTASLTFQHLTSEVSGLLRPECTRWDAMRSIFPAGTVSGAPKIKAIELIYDLEKERRGIYASAAGWFAYDVVRSLGEGKGFKLDEGQMDTCIAIRTMLVKKGIAYLQAGGGIVFDSEKTEEWMETMNKLAAKLRCIELAEKYYGDGAGTKSVQEIIEDERRKGDEVYSKLQTTSAGA; translated from the coding sequence ATGTCAACCGCTTCTGCCACCCTTCCACAGTCAAGGTCGACCGCCTTATGCGCATCGACCGCTTCTCTCACGTTTCAGCACTTGACATCAGAAGTCTCCGGCTTGTTGAGACCAGAGTGCACCCGCTGGGATGCCATGCGCAGCATCTTCCCTGCCGGCACCGTCTCTGGTGcccccaagatcaaggccatAGAGTTGATCTACGACTTGGAGAAGGAAAGGAGAGGCATCTATGCCAGTGCTGCCGGATGGTTTGCCTATGACGTCGTCCGTTCTCTTGGTGAGGGTAAGGGCTTCAAGCTGGACGAGGGTCAGATGGATACCTGCATTGCTATCCGGACAATGCTGGTCAAGAAGGGCATTGCCTACCTTCAGGCTGGCGGCGGTATTGTCTTTGACAGtgagaagacggaggagtGGATGGAGACGATGAACAAGCTGGCTGCCAAACTGAGGTGCATCGAGTTGGCTGAGAAGTACTATGGCGATGGGGCTGGCACCAAGTCGGTTCAGGAGATcattgaggatgagaggaggaagggtgaTGAGGTTTATTCCAAGCTTCAGACTACGAGTGCTGGTGCTTGA
- a CDS encoding uncharacterized protein (EggNog:ENOG503NY6D; COG:O) — MNLNTAISNSEKAIQLIPETDRGLPDVFSNLSVFYTARYQYVTGSRQDLNQAIRTAEKAVNLTPEGDEDLPGRLSNLSNALAARHESKWKQEGDLDRAIAESEKAVRTADEATPDLYKLLNNLAQQLGERYVEQSKANDLDAAIQALHRAQERVPCEQLGNKATILQQLGVRLQDRYFHTGVLEDLDEAIQTTRRAVEMCPKDDKSFAIVVNALANRLGTRYTITWEEHDLDEAIRLAQNAVDLTRKGDTHHPMFLADLSNRLGYKYSRTGNNKDLQNAIENCKRSLELTESGESHEARRLGSLAILKYREYLATRHSDHLGSAIDCIRRAISISDPSHCHYPGWARELSVYLSHAGDDEESMQWAEIAVKNTPQGHPERSAWLIQLANLLLKRVGEDKALAKQHFLEAFYDEFCPIGERLMAGRCLLSNVKSLFIEQDDFETAYQVCKDSMGLISLFGPRHLSSTDKQNVLTLAVGLASEAAAIALELGKGPEQALRFLEDGRGRLLGSLYDLRSNVKAVEQQYPDLALQFTRLRDTLNTPSPATHESGSTASTLLAHERKRAGEFMDKVIDEIRSKPGFDQFLLPPSIDEALDAAKQGPIVVLNLSRLRSDALIIRSSGVDVLPLLGLSYEEVQMQSTKLVQDPDLGWLWDAVVGPVLEFLGFNATPADREWPRVWWIPTGALVKFPLHAAGHHLKPGSGTALDRAISSYSPSIKSIMHGRERNAVDNPAVPASEGRNLVLVSMEKTPGEKTLGNVPEEIATVESLGIAMNISGDSPPPNKASVLSALGNCRILHFAGHGSTHATQPLKSHLLLQDWQTDPLTVQSLLDIDLATNPPFLAYLSACGSGEVAHEKSVDESIHLTSAFQLAGFRHVIGTLWQVNDKVCVDMAREVYTTLKSEGLNDLAVSAGLHRATRQLRDEWVQKVHPEGFDTREGNRKGKVWIPPQKSKSVVVKKVDPLWVPYVHYGV, encoded by the coding sequence ATGAATCTCAACACAGCCATTAGTAACAGCGAAAAAGCGATTCAACTTATCCCCGAGACAGACCGCGGGCTTCCGGACGTGTTCTCCAATCTCTCAGTCTTCTACACTGCCAGATACCAGTACGTCACGGGTTCCAGGCAGGATCTTAACCAAGCGATCCGGACTGCAGAAAAAGCTGTTAATCTTACCCcagagggagatgaagatCTCCCGGGACGATTGTCGAATCTTTCCAACGCACTGGCGGCACGGCATGAGTCGAAGTGGAAGCAGGAAGGCGATCTTGACCGTGCCATTGCCGAATCAGAAAAGGCTGTCAGAACCGCAGACGAGGCGACGCCAGATCTATACAAACTGCTCAACAATCTGGCACAGCAACTTGGTGAGCGGTACGTCGAGCAATCCAAGGCCAATGATCTCGACGCCGCCATCCAAGCGCTCCATCGTGCGCAAGAACGAGTACCATGTGAGCAATTGGGGAACAAGGCAACCATTTTGCAACAATTGGGAGTTCGCCTTCAAGATAGATACTTCCACACTGGCGTCCTGGAAGATCTCGACGAAGCAATTCAAACCACTCGACGCGCCGTTGAGATGTGCCCCAAGGATGACAAAAGCTTTGCCATTGTGGTCAACGCGCTTGCTAATCGGCTTGGGACGAGATATACAATCACATGGGAAGAGCATGATCTGGATGAAGCAATCCGCCTGGCACAGAATGCTGTGGACCTGACACGCAAAGGCgatacccaccaccccatgTTTCTGGCCGATCTCTCAAACCGTCTGGGATACAAGTACAGTAGAACCGGGAATAATAAGGATCTACAAAACGCCATCGAGAATTGCAAGAGATCGTTGGAACTCACCGAATCGGGCGAGAGCCACGAGGCTCGACGCCTTGGTAGCCTCGCAATTCTGAAGTACAGAGAATACCTGGCGACTAGACATTCCGACCACTTGGGCTCTGCCATTGATTGTATCCGGCGGGCGATCTCGATTTCTGACCCCAGCCACTGTCACTACCCGGGATGGGCTCGGGAACTCTCAGTATATCTTTCACACgctggggatgatgaagaatcTATGCAGTGGGCAGAGATTGCGGTAAAAAATACACCTCAAGGTCATCCGGAGAGATCCGCGTGGCTCATCCAACTTGCCAACCTACTTTTGAAGAGGGTCGGAGAAGACAAGGCGCTGGCTAAGCAACACTTCCTGGAGGCCTTCTACGACGAATTCTGTCCCATCGGGGAGAGACTGATGGCTGGCCGATGTCTTTTGAGTAACGTGAAGAGCCTCTTCATTGAACAAGACGATTTCGAGACTGCATACCAGGTATGCAAAGATTCCATGGGGCTCATAAGCCTCTTTGGGCCTCGCCATCTGTCGAGTACGGACAAGCAAAACGTTCTCACTTTGGCCGTCGGTCTGGCGTCAGAGGCAGCGGCTATCGCCCTGGAACTTGGCAAAGGTCCAGAGCAAGCTTTACGATTCTTAGAGGACGGTCGCGGGCGTTTGTTGGGTTCCCTGTACGATTTGAGGTCTAATGTCAAGGCCGTTGAGCAGCAATACCCTGATCTCGCCCTTCAGTTTACCCGCCTTCGTGATACGCTGAACACGCCTTCTCCTGCCACCCATGAATCTGGATCGACGGCTTCAACTCTATTGGCACATGAGCGAAAGAGGGCTGGTGAGTTTATGGACAAAGTGATTGACGAGATCCGCTCCAAACCAGGATTTGACCAGTTTCTACTTCCTCCTTCTATCGACGAAGCTCTCGACGCCGCCAAACAGGGGCCCATCGTGGTTCTCAATCTTAGCCGCCTACGCTCTGATGCTTTAATCATCAGGTCCTCTGGGGTGGACGTCTTGCCTCTGCTTGGACTAAGCTATGAGGAAGTTCAAATGCAGTCCACAAAGCTTGTTCAGGACCCAGACCTCGGTTGGCTCTGGGATGCAGTCGTCGGCCCCGTCCTCGAGTTCCTTGGGTTCAACGCCACCCCAGCTGACCGCGAATGGCCTCGCGTGTGGTGGATTCCTACCGGCGCTCTTGTCAAATTCCCCCTCCACGCTGCCGGGCATCACTTGAAGCCTGGCTCCGGGACAGCTCTTGACAGGGCCATCTCTTCGTACAGCCCATCAATCAAGAGCATCATGCACGGCCGGGAACGCAACGCCGTTGACAATCCCGCAGTTCCTGCATCGGAAGGTAGAAATTTGGTTCTTGTCTCCATGGAGAAGACACCGGGCGAGAAGACCCTAGGGAATGTACCAGAAGAAATCGCCACGGTGGAAAGTCTCGGGATAGCAATGAATATCTCGGGAGATTCCCCGCCGCCGAACAAGGCGTCAGTCTTGTCGGCCCTCGGCAACTGTCGCATCCTACACTTTGCCGGCCATGGGTCAACCCATGCCACGCAGCCCCTCAAAagccaccttctcctccaagaTTGGCAGACCGACCCCCTAACAGTCCAGAGCCTCCTGGACATCGACCTcgccaccaacccacccttcCTCGCCTACCTCTCCGCCTGCGGTTCGGGCGAGGTCGCGCACGAGAAATCGGTCGACGAGAGCATTCACCTTACCTCGGCGTTTCAGCTTGCCGGATTCCGTCATGTCATCGGCACGCTGTGGCAGGTCAACGACAAGGTGTGCGTTGATATGGCGAGGGAAGTGTACACGACGCTGAAGTCAGAGGGGCTGAATGACTTAGCCGTCAGTGCTGGTTTACACCGTGCTACTCGGCAGCTACGGGATGAGTGGGTGCAGAAGGTTCACCCAGAAGGATTTGACACAAGGGAAGGGAATAGGAAAGGCAAAGTGTGGATACCCCCGCAGAAGTCAAAGTCGGTTGTTGTTAAGAAGGTCGATCCACTTTGGGTGCCGTATGTTCATTACGGTGTTTAA
- a CDS encoding uncharacterized protein (COG:S; EggNog:ENOG503P1I0), whose product MSYFLECALQDLAKHRTRIPYRSLHQHLRNLVRKYSPKQTPMFYGMLQEPFFKELQNDGGLLPVTIHHDQVNGVTILTLEAGKAHGVAIGDEYEAVPFYAPETGEAVKEFSDQAITLRVVEVYTLTSSVCHQDESVVTSRFSAKTVTWKARLVRSCCSNEGLVRLPQDMEEAELSRLAKEVEDSPYVKLLSWDDRSSPIAFSVTIDGTTNSYVVHDATGSPVTRAPMIRRGDCDAIKSLARVLGHLAKFMLFKNLRHEEADEGFKDSVSFEVIGHTCGEDGWYTVKHEDDWKLQIRNMSKETLYIGIFNFGFWWEIDNLLSGQGEGEFLTLQSVGHALESTESLGLEWKLDEEDGDEREDVVRLFITDKPTSFQGMELSSLKADIGRGDESDSLVPQNVIGGRFAVRTFKVKTRRYR is encoded by the coding sequence ATGAGTTATTTTTTGGAATGCGCGCTGCAAGATCTGGCAAAGCATCGAACCCGGATTCCGTATCGATCACTTCATCAGCACCTCCGGAACCTTGTCCGGAAGTACTCTCCAAAACAAACTCCGATGTTTTACGGCATGTTACAAGAACCTTTTTTCAAGGAGCTTCAAAATGACGGTGGACTACTGCCCGTGACAATTCATCACGACCAAGTAAACGGCGTCACGATCTTGACGCTCGAGGCGGGCAAAGCCCATGGCGTCGCCATTGGCGACGAGTATGAGGCAGTCCCATTCTACGCCCCTGAAACAGGCGAGGCAGTCAAGGAGTTTTCAGATCAAGCAATCACACTCAGAGTAGTGGAAGTGTACACTCTGACATCAAGTGTTTGTCACCAGGATGAGTCTGTCGTTACCTCGAGGTTCTCTGCGAAGACAGTAACGTGGAAGGCTAGATTGGTGAGGTCATGCTGTTCAAACGAAGGGCTTGTTCGACTGCCACAAGATATGGAAGAAGCTGAACTGTCGAGGCTTGCGAAAGAGGTGGAAGACAGTCCTTACGTCAAACTACTCAGCTGGGATGATCGATCATCGCCGATTGCGTTTAGTGTCACGATTGATGGCACAACCAACAGCTATGTAGTTCATGATGCTACCGGATCTCCCGTTACCCGGGCCCCAATGATTCGAAGGGGAGATTGTGACGCCATCAAGTCTCTCGCGAGAGTTCTAGGGCACTTGGCGAAGTTCATGTTGTTCAAGAATTTGAGGcacgaggaggcggatgagggATTCAAGGATTCTGTGTCATTCGAGGTCATCGGACACACATGCGGTGAGGACGGTTGGTATACGGTCAAGCACGAAGACGATTGGAAACTCCAGATCAGGAACATGAGCAAAGAGACACTGTACATCGGAATATTTAAttttggcttttggtggGAGATCGATAACCTGCTTTCGGGTCAAGGTGAGGGTGAGTTTCTGACGCTACAAAGCGTGGGTCATGCGCTGGAATCCACTGAATCTCTTGGTTTGGAATGGAAgcttgacgaggaagatggcgatgaaAGAGAGGACGTTGTCAGGTTGTTCATCACAGACAAGCCTACCTCTTTTCAAGGCATGGAGTTGTCTTCACTAAAAGCTGATATAGGGCGGGGAGATGAATCGGACTCTTTGGTGCCACAAAATGTCATCGGCGGAAGGTTTGCGGTTCGGACTTTTAAAGTTAAAACGAGAAGATACAGGTAG
- a CDS encoding uncharacterized protein (EggNog:ENOG503P31Z) codes for MAGHEAFLVTRRFSHVRTRLLLWEQDRVAELETKLNKIDNEEKHSLYLGSRRKDKNQERRAVIAELQEAIKSYDDLVTRSIFMLGPQPAYKRDIASLQNWHVANASVTRAEMDFLNRQEDLMSVSSSSNTDVLPLWVERDVTEKALSFFGVSAA; via the exons ATGGCCGGTCACGAGGCTTTCCTTGTGACAAGGCGGTTCTCCCACGTGCGAACACGTTTGTTGCTATGGGAACAGGATCGGGTCGCTGAATTGGAAACGAAGTTGAATAAAATTGACAATGAGGAGAAACACTCGTTATACCTCGGGAGCAGACGGAAGGATAAGAATCAAGAAAGACGCGCGGTAATTGCTGAACTTCAAGAGGCAATCAAGTCTTATG ACGATCTAGTGACCCGTTCAATCTTCATGCTTGGTCCACAACCAGCGTACAAGAGAGATATTGCCAGTTTGCAGAATTGGCACGTCGCTAATGCCAGTGTTACTAGAGCTGAGATGGATTTTTTGAACCGCCAGGAGGACTTGATGTCGgtttcatcttcatccaacACTGATGTCCTTCCACTGTGGGTGGAGAGAGATGTCACGGAGAAGGCGCTCTCATTTTTTGGAGTAAGTGCCGCTTGA
- a CDS encoding uncharacterized protein (COG:E; EggNog:ENOG503NWD1), which translates to MPAAITSSPQTEATIFGGHDIARSQLTKRLTYSGSLDQYPHDDPTPVIGREFPTLQIRDLLQADDQLFRDLAYTVSSRGVVFLRNQDVTPNELKDFMLRLTTLAGCPSTSGLHVHPLTEEGSELGDQISVISSQKQKKGGGLTHQLSDVSRYASNAWHSDITIEPVPSDYAMLKIHTLPVTGGDTLWASRYDVYDRLSEPMREMLKKLTATHDAKFFLDEARNSGNLLRECERGSPLNKGAGLTAVHPVIRTNRERINGVTKDESAILLNYLFNMVTQNHDAQVRFRWNKNNVAIWDNRSTWHCATYDYSDPRAGDRVCSLGEAPYLDLQNGKSRKEDLDL; encoded by the exons ATGCCTGCCGCTATCACGTCTTCGCCTCAGACTGAGGCCACCATCTTTGGTGGCCATGACATCGCCAGATCACAACTCACAAAACGCCTCACCTACTCCGGATCCCTGGATCAATACCCCCACGATGACCCTACCCCCGTCATCGGCCGCGAATTTCCCACCCTCCAGATCCGcgacctcctccaagccgACGACCAACTCTTCCGCGACCTAGCCTACACCGTCTCCTCCCGCGGCGTCGTCTTTCTCCGCAACCAAGATGTCACCCCCAACGAGCTCAAGGACTTCATGCTCCggctcaccaccctcgccggctgcccctccacctcgggcCTTCACGTGCACCCCCTGACCGAGGAGGGCTCAGAGCTCGGCGACCAAATTAGCGTCATCTCGTcccagaagcagaagaagggcggcGGCCTCACGCACCAGCTCTCGGACGTCAGTCGATACGCCTCCAATGCTTGGCACAGTGATATCACTATTGAGCCGGTGCCGAGTGATTACGCCATGCTGAAGATTCACACCTTGCCTGTGACGGGCGGTGATACGCTTTGGGCGAGCAGGTATGACGTGTATGACCGGTTGTCGGAAccgatgagggagatgctGAAGAAGCTGACGGCTACGCATGATGCCAAGTTCTTTTTGGACGAGGCGAGGAATTCGGGGAATCTGTTGAGGGAGTGTGAGAGGGGTTCGCCGTTGAATAAGGGGGCGGGGTTGACAGCTGTGCATCCTGTTATCAGGACGAATCGTGA GCGCATCAACGGCGTCACCAAGGACGAGTCGGCCATTCTTCTCAACTACCTCTTCAACATGGTCACACAGAATCACGACGCTCAGGTACGATTCCGGTGGAACAAGAACAATGTTGCTATCTGGGACAACAGGAGCACATGGCACTGTGCCACATACGACTACAGTGACCCTAGAGCGGGTGATCGTGTTTGCTCACTGGGTGAAGCGCCGTATCTTGATTTGCAAAACGGCAagtcgaggaaggaggatttggatCTTTGA
- a CDS encoding uncharacterized protein (COG:S; EggNog:ENOG503P2IF), translated as MFSTRLALFSGFVLIAATVQGVRLDVPRVEDFVRRWNVAATVIGDYVYIDGGEINQFENGTIDSAPCYQVNSTLSIDISTSWTTSNVSIRTIGKPNPPRNSPALWRDKEGNGGFYSWGGVFSLGRFVTKSEMWRFSTDGRGGGSWSLVQDFANPEVFRGLLSPEGGAHANTDDNGFLIGGSVWGGTQLGFTDTQAIPGMVSFDMRTKEISNGTTNDVGSNRSPFETLIGARAHFIPPTTGTKTHQGVILVLGGHKSYVDRHVSLEDSPGFDFKNLTFFDPDTRERYWQIATGDIPPYPRAHFCVTGFAVAGGGYDVFMFGGRNEAQQTYYEDAYILSLPGFVLSIGGNTDKIKSVDAAPQGLLIFDMTAHAWKDSYDAKAKNYSRAPIVEAWYQDGGMNKVNWSSEQVKALFVTDTGTAPPGVPPGERSETPEGTEQVDSGTQIPAGAIAGAGAGGMLALAILVTLAIWMVYRHKKAKKEETNKPQWPQTLKQSSQSHLMKMPIDRPESDRLCGYRGSSRLANNTSSNSARMTVQRVEVSVNNDHWELPVAPKGAVGW; from the exons ATGTTTAGCACTCGTTTAGCTCTTTTTTCTGGATTCGTTTTGATCGCAGCGACCGTCCAGGGGGTACGACTTGATGTACCCAGAGTCGAAGATTTCGTCAGGAGATGGAACGTCGCCGCCACAGTGATAGGTGATTACGTCTACATCGATGGTGGCGAGATCAATCAGTTCGAGAATGGGACGATAGACAGCGCTCCATGTTACCAAG TGAATTCAACACTGTCCATTGATATCTCCACCTCTTGGACTACAAGCAATGTTTCTATCCGGACGATAGGgaaacccaacccccctagAAACTCACCAGCATTATGGAGAGACAAGGAGGGAAATGGCGGGTTCTACTCTTGGGGTGGTGTGTTCTCCTTGGGAAGGTTCGTGACCAAGTCCGAGATGTGGAGGTTCAGCACTGATGGCCGGGGCGGCGGGAGCTGGTCACTTGTTCAGGATTTTGCAAATCCGGAGGTCTTTCGAGGTTTATTATCACCAGAGGGGGGGGCCCATGCTAACACCGACGACAATGGCTTTCTAATCGGAGGTTCCGTTTGGGGTGGGACACAATTGGGTTTCACAGACACTCAGGCCATCCCGGGCATGGTCTCATTTGACATGCGAACTAAAGAGATCAGCAATGGCACAACCAATGATGTGGGCTCCAACAGAAGCCCATTTGAGACACTCATTGGGGCAAGAGCTCACTTCATCCCGCCAACCACTGGAACGAAGACGCACCAAGGGGTGATATTAGTCTTGGGGGGCCACAAGTCTTACGTCGATCGGCACGTCAGCCTTGAAGACTCGCCTGGCTTCGATTTCAAGAACTTGACATTCTTCGACCCGGATACCAGAGAAAGATACTGGCAAATTGCCACAGGAGATATACCGCCTTATCCCCGGGCTCACTTCTGCGTCACTGGTTTTGCTGTAgcaggtggtggttatgATGT TTTCATGTTCGGAGGACGGAACGAGGCACAACAGACCTATTACGAGGATGCCTACATTCTCAGCCTGCCAGGCTTT GTGCTCAGTATCGGGGGAAATACAGATAAAATCAAGTCTGTAGATGCAGCTCCCCAAGGCTTACTGATCTTTGACATGACAGCACACGCATGGAAGGATAGCTACGACGCCAAAGCTAAGAACTATTCAAGGGCCCCAATTGTGGAAGCATGGTATCAAGATGG GGGCATGAACAAGGTCAATTGGTCTTCAGAGCAGGTGAAAGCCCTCTTCGTCACAGATACGGGCACCGCACCTCCAGGGGTTCCGCCCGGCGAGCGATCAGAGACCCCCGAAGGCACAGAACAAGTGGACTCAGGGACACAGATCCCAGCCGGAGCCAtagcaggagcaggagccggAGGAATGCTCGCCTTGGCTATTCTAGTCACTCTTGCCATTTGGATGGTTTATCGTCACAAGAAAgcgaagaaagaagagaccAACAAGCCCCAATGGCCACAGACTCTGAAACAGTCCAGTCAGTCTCATTTGATGAAAATGCCCATTGACAGACCCGAGTCCGATAGGCTTTGTGGTTACCGGGGGTCATCACGATTAGCAAACAACACATCGAGTAACAGCGCTCGGATGACGGTGCAAAGAGTGGAAGTCAGTGTGAACAATGACCATTGGGAGTTGCCAGTAGCCCCCAAAGGCGCTGTCGGTTGGTGA
- a CDS encoding uncharacterized protein (EggNog:ENOG503P41H), protein MNDIREEDPTPITPAVRSYSLKVEKENPEDPLSQALGSTVQQAGHRPSIQRVKAQEWVYWLQSDCSSDPIFDPLEQQRKELIRVWQEFQRLFVPPGDLTSGAAHSPLPSIATLQAAVNDARLGWEAKHESGIGLARNRLLRFMETMDDHSFLFKFVPAEDKYISLLTGVVASVVKASVNYHKIAEGFSLALVEMSENLRYVQKKTQVANTNEMQRLVVALYVQVFKFLCHAMSFFHKRHKRFLASFNKGFYDKTVKAMVDGIQKTIGDIRNEAQHTTELRIEHMHQKMNDMEPLLVRLQQLGVQTHADTEQQVNVKLAAAAVGFQRLGEKAVHQLEGVEDQVTHDITFQSPQQSSNVPPALTVDEPANEPEMPKSHAVARLPSEGQSTNPSKDMITSEPTMPDYWRIQQYTEALRPYIESVEEFLRAESHPQTTMIPQEVYTQLSNWISDSGSRMMWVEGPSSLGSSVLSKAAIKAADGVMNAGIPCISYFCRSRYSFAGSGSGMSGSSASKPTLSHRDAAVISLFYSTIRQLAWVLPREGFTAGKSLHGDQFAKLDGTLHSLPTALNIIKALLVYTPPVISWVIDGLQFGGDRESMGHLLNFIKLLREHMQDSSRVSKILFTTDGRNQALARGTTARERVDASALVRARGGRAFPGGVYMY, encoded by the exons ATGAACGATATCAGAGAGGAGGATCCAACACCCATCACACCAGCAGTTCGTTCCTACAGTCTCAAAgtcgaaaaagaaaacccagAAGACCCTCTCTCCCAAGCACTCGGTTCCACAGTTCAACAGGCAGGCCATCGACCGAGTATTCAACGTGTTAAAGCTCAGGAGTGGGTTTATTGGCTCCAAAGTGACTGCTCTAG TGATCCAATTTTCGATCCGCTAGAGCAACAGCGCAAAGAGTTGATTCGAGTTTGGCAGGAGTTTCAAAGGCTCTTCGTCCCTCCAGGAGACTTAACATCCGGGGCCGCTCACTCGCCACTTCCCAGCATTGCAACTTTGCAAGCGGCAGTCAATGACGCCCGTCTTGGTTGGGAAGCCAAGCATGAGTCTGGCATTGGCCTCGCCAGAAATCGGCTTCTCCGCTTCATGGAGACAATGGATGATCATTCATTCTTGTTCAAGTTTGTTCCGGCCGAGGACAAGTACATCAGCCTCCTCACTGGGGTTGTGGCATCCGTCGTCAAG GCCTCGGTCAATTACCACAAGATTGCTGAGGGATTCTCACTTGCCCTCGTGGAAATGAGTGAGAACCTGAGATATGTGCAGAAGAAAACACAAGTTGCGAACACAAATGAAATGCAAAGGCTTGTTGTGGCGCTATACGTCCAAGTGTTCAAGTTCCTCTGCCACGCCATGTCCTTCTTCCACAAACGCCACAAGAGATTTCTGGCGTCATTCAACAAAGGATTCTATGATAAGACGGTCAAGGCCATGGTCGACGGCATCCAAAAGACGATCGGCGACATCCGCAACGAGGCACAACATACGACTGAGCTGCGCATCGAGCACATGCACCAAAAAATGAACGACATGGAACCACTTTTGGTCAGGCTGCAACAACTTGGAGTTCAGACTCACGCGGACACCGAGCAGCAGGTCAACGTGAAACTTGCCGCGGCAGCAGTTGGGTTTCAGAGATTGGGCGAGAAAGCTGTACATCAGCTTGAAGGTGTCGAGGACCAAGTCACGCACG ACATTACTTTCCAATCCCCACAGCAATCCTCAAACGTCCCGCCCGCCTTGACAGTTGACGAGCCAGCAAACGAGCCAGAAATGCCGAAATCCCACGCCGTGGCGAGACTTCCCAGCGAAGGACAATCGACGAACCCTTCAAAGGACATGATAACCAGCG AACCCACAATGCCCGACTATTGGCGAATCCAACAATACACCGAAGCCCTCAGGCCCTACATCGAGAGTGTCGAAGAGTTCCTGAGAGCCGAGTCCCACCCACAAACAACCATGATCCCGCAAGAAGTGTACACCCAACTCAGCAACTGGATATCTGACTCTGGCTCCCGAATGATGTGGGTGGAAGGCCCATCCTCCCTGGGTAGTTCTGTGCTTTCTAAAGCCGCCATCAAAGCTGCCGATGGAGTCATGAACGCCGGTATTCCTTGCATTTCGTACTTTTGCAGGTCCCGATACAGCTTCGCTGGCAGTGGCAGTGGCATGAGCGGGAGCAGTGCCAGCAAGCCGACATTATCCCACAGAGACGCGGCAGTCATATCCCTCTTCTACTCCACCATCCGCCAACTTGCCTGGGTGCTTCCCAGAGAAGGCTTCACAGCAGGCAAGAGCCTCCACGGTGACCAATTCGCGAAGCTTGACGGGACCTTGCACAGCCTTCCCACGGCGTtaaacatcatcaaggcgCTGCTTGTGTACACACCGCCTGTGATCAGTTGGGTCATTGATGGGCTGCAGTTTGGAGGGGACAGGGAGAGCATGGGGCACCTTTTGAATTTCATTAAACTCTTGCGTGAGCACATGCAGGACTCGAGTCGGGTGTCCAAGATTCTCTTCACGACTGACGGCCGGAATCAAGCGCTGGCCCGTGGCACAACGGcgcgggagagggtggatgcATCCGCGCTGGTTCGGGCTAGGGGAGGAAGGGCATTCCCGGGTGGGGTTTACATGTACTAG